The following coding sequences lie in one Myxococcales bacterium genomic window:
- the lysS gene encoding lysine--tRNA ligase, which yields MAKADDLIASRRQHVEGLLRTGTMGYPNRFASNDEARARAFDMISTPALLARLPSEADLPSDALSYPMYGRVVAKRGPFLVLRTRHGDMQALVRKDGLSEDEAGQFAVVDLADHVAVEGPLMRTRTGDAAIRVLRYQHLSKSLFPPPEKWHGLTDIEKRYRERYVDLFANPEVAEVFRARSLIVAELRHFLESHHFLEVETPLLHAVRGGAIAKPFRTHHNALDMDLYLRIAPELYLKRLLVGGLERVYELGRCFRNEGISTRHNPEFTIMECYMAYANYAHLIPFTREMLTSVDAALTEHFPQLVQTRTFAIEEPWPEITLREAISDTLMRCTDGDVPRWKAVLNPEGVMDETCVHRACQEMMANLPDASQKQLKKIKSYGESIFFLFEHLAEPRLTSLYRATDAERSVPVFLKEYPFEASPLARRNDEDARWVDRFELYIEGREIANAFSELNDPDEQAARFQSQLELQRTGDDEAMDFDADYVRALSHGMPPAAGFGIGVDRLVMSLCGQPSIRDVLLFPLLKPETP from the coding sequence GTGGCTAAAGCTGACGATCTAATCGCTTCCCGACGGCAACATGTCGAGGGCCTGCTTCGGACAGGGACGATGGGCTATCCCAATCGGTTTGCCAGTAATGATGAGGCACGCGCTCGAGCGTTCGACATGATTAGCACTCCGGCACTGCTGGCGAGGCTCCCTTCTGAGGCGGACCTTCCGAGCGATGCACTCAGCTATCCCATGTACGGGCGAGTGGTGGCGAAGCGCGGCCCTTTTCTTGTGCTGAGAACACGACATGGAGACATGCAAGCCTTGGTGCGTAAAGATGGACTCTCCGAGGATGAGGCGGGCCAGTTTGCAGTGGTCGATCTCGCGGATCATGTGGCCGTTGAGGGGCCTCTGATGCGAACCCGAACGGGCGATGCCGCCATTAGAGTTCTTCGTTACCAACACCTCAGCAAGTCCCTTTTCCCGCCGCCCGAGAAGTGGCACGGACTCACAGACATCGAAAAGCGTTATCGCGAACGTTATGTGGATCTGTTCGCCAACCCAGAGGTTGCTGAAGTGTTCCGCGCCCGCAGTCTCATCGTGGCCGAACTCCGCCACTTTCTTGAGAGCCATCACTTTCTCGAGGTGGAAACCCCCCTGTTGCACGCCGTAAGAGGCGGCGCCATCGCTAAGCCCTTTCGCACCCACCATAATGCACTCGACATGGATCTTTACCTGCGCATCGCCCCTGAGTTGTATCTGAAGCGGTTGCTGGTGGGAGGTTTGGAACGGGTTTACGAGCTGGGCCGCTGCTTTCGCAACGAGGGCATCAGCACGCGCCATAATCCAGAGTTCACGATCATGGAATGCTATATGGCGTACGCCAACTATGCGCATCTCATTCCCTTTACCCGCGAGATGTTAACCAGTGTGGACGCTGCCTTGACCGAACACTTTCCCCAATTGGTACAGACGAGAACGTTCGCTATCGAAGAGCCCTGGCCGGAGATCACCCTCAGGGAAGCCATCTCCGATACGCTTATGCGTTGCACAGATGGTGACGTTCCTCGCTGGAAAGCCGTGTTAAATCCCGAAGGCGTGATGGACGAAACATGTGTACATCGCGCATGCCAAGAGATGATGGCCAACCTGCCTGACGCGAGCCAGAAGCAGCTGAAAAAGATCAAAAGCTATGGAGAATCTATCTTTTTTCTGTTTGAACACCTGGCCGAACCACGTTTGACCAGCCTCTATCGGGCCACCGATGCCGAGCGATCCGTGCCGGTCTTTTTGAAAGAATATCCTTTTGAGGCTTCGCCATTGGCAAGGCGCAATGACGAAGACGCCAGGTGGGTAGACCGATTTGAGCTCTATATCGAGGGCCGAGAGATAGCCAATGCCTTCAGTGAACTTAACGATCCTGACGAGCAAGCCGCGCGTTTTCAAAGTCAGCTTGAGCTCCAGAGGACGGGGGACGACGAAGCCATGGACTTCGACGCCGATTACGTGCGGGCGCTCAGCCACGGCATGCCGCCTGCTGCTGGCTTTGGAATCGGCGTCGACCGGCTGGTCATGTCGCTTTGCGGTCAGCCTTCAATCCGCGACGTTCTGCTTTTTCCACTCCTCAAACCCGAGACGCCCTAG
- the prfB gene encoding peptide chain release factor 2 (programmed frameshift), with protein sequence MGSTIGETRQALIELTQRLEALGRFLDLSALRHRLAHIDAQSSASGFWDDQDAAQVILRERSGIEDSLAKFKSLTQEISEAQELLDLAATENDVVVHQQIDAQLPNIERSLRGMEVARMLSGPQDRSDAIVTIHPGAGGTEAQDWAEMLMRMYLRWCERRGFRTETVDLQPGEEAGIKGASFLVQGPYAYGYLRAESGVHRLIRISPYDSNARRHTSFAAVFVVPDLDDDVGEIEIKPEDLRVDTFRSSGAGGQHVNKTESAIRITHLPSGIVVQCQAERSQHKNRSTAMKMLRGRLFERARQEREAAFANTYANSKMDIGFGSQVRSYTLAPYRLVKDERTEHKAGNVDAVLDGDLDDFIEIYLMAAAHQDAQASPKTENMEQSRG encoded by the exons ATGGGCAGCACGATAGGGGAAACTCGCCAAGCTCTCATAGAGCTCACACAGCGTCTCGAAGCGCTGGGGAGGTTTCTT GACCTATCAGCACTCCGACACCGGCTTGCGCACATAGACGCCCAAAGCAGTGCCTCTGGATTCTGGGACGACCAAGATGCTGCGCAAGTTATTTTGCGCGAACGATCCGGCATTGAAGACTCGCTGGCCAAGTTCAAATCACTCACTCAAGAGATTTCAGAAGCGCAGGAACTGCTCGATTTGGCCGCAACCGAAAACGACGTCGTGGTGCATCAACAAATTGATGCGCAACTGCCCAACATCGAGCGCTCCTTGCGCGGCATGGAAGTCGCTCGAATGCTGAGTGGCCCCCAAGATCGTTCAGATGCAATTGTGACCATTCATCCCGGCGCTGGCGGAACCGAGGCGCAAGACTGGGCAGAAATGCTGATGCGCATGTATTTGCGCTGGTGCGAACGGCGCGGGTTTCGGACCGAAACCGTGGACCTTCAGCCGGGTGAAGAAGCAGGGATCAAAGGGGCCTCATTTCTCGTGCAAGGACCCTACGCTTATGGATATCTTCGCGCGGAGAGTGGGGTGCACCGCCTCATCCGTATCAGTCCCTATGATTCCAACGCCAGGCGACACACCTCGTTCGCCGCCGTGTTTGTGGTGCCCGATCTCGATGACGATGTCGGCGAGATCGAGATAAAACCCGAAGACCTGCGTGTCGATACCTTTCGCTCGAGCGGCGCCGGAGGCCAGCACGTCAATAAGACCGAGTCCGCCATTCGGATCACCCATCTCCCCTCGGGGATCGTGGTGCAGTGCCAAGCGGAGCGCTCTCAGCACAAGAACCGCTCGACCGCCATGAAGATGTTGCGGGGCCGGCTGTTTGAACGCGCCCGGCAGGAACGCGAAGCGGCGTTTGCAAATACATACGCAAACAGCAAAATGGACATCGGATTTGGTTCCCAGGTCCGCAGTTATACGCTGGCCCCATACAGGCTCGTTAAAGACGAGCGTACCGAGCATAAAGCGGGGAATGTCGACGCGGTTTTGGATGGCGATCTTGATGATTTTATTGAGATTTATTTGATGGCTGCCGCTCATCAGGATGCCCAGGCGTCCCCAAAGACCGAGAATATGGAGCAATCCCGTGGCTAA
- a CDS encoding PilZ domain-containing protein, protein MLALYQFQTELQTGAVPSSGLHFVSVEFTEPHGDIYEAARAGQAEVPGRARELRVNYGQLNRFFWDYVQNIRQGGIFVPTAQPFEIGTQLCFVLHVPHVDEPIEIRGRVHWNLHQEECEPGQEPGMGIGFMYATATEEQRIIAQVERLMVSSLGPLLYEHLVGRHLPTLE, encoded by the coding sequence ATGCTGGCGCTATACCAGTTTCAAACAGAACTGCAAACTGGAGCCGTTCCTTCATCTGGCCTACACTTCGTCAGCGTGGAATTCACCGAACCTCATGGCGATATCTACGAGGCAGCCCGAGCAGGCCAAGCAGAAGTCCCCGGCAGAGCGCGCGAGCTCAGGGTCAACTATGGGCAACTCAACCGCTTTTTTTGGGACTATGTACAGAACATCCGACAAGGAGGAATATTTGTGCCCACGGCCCAGCCATTTGAGATTGGGACCCAATTGTGCTTCGTCCTACATGTTCCTCATGTGGATGAACCGATCGAGATCCGCGGCCGGGTTCATTGGAATCTGCATCAGGAGGAATGTGAGCCTGGACAGGAGCCCGGCATGGGCATCGGGTTTATGTATGCCACGGCGACGGAGGAGCAGCGAATCATCGCCCAGGTGGAACGCCTCATGGTCAGCAGTCTCGGTCCCTTGCTTTACGAGCATCTCGTTGGCCGGCACCTGCCAACCTTGGAGTAA
- a CDS encoding S1 RNA-binding domain-containing protein yields the protein MENKGPEQVGRDVPDASPKDDQAEVPPAEPSEPVASAVADAVSPPKRKRPRATERVVDETSSAPFWPLIRAAKVRHVFSPGEIVAGRVQRLTPGGIVVDLFGKAQAVADSAEPRRPVLAFGQATSDPPSELSPDAIEEPLLEGDIFRGSIAAISESGHIGLFNRTPDDEGVRKRLQEARESRSPIHGVVYGFNRGGFDVLIDGLRAFCPARGMSLDVIKDPQIYIGHKYDFMVSSSKERHGAMAVTRRPLLEAEALERAKEAISHLTVGQVIRGKVIDVREFGLFVDIGGVQGLAHASELSYDRTKRPQDVAHVGDEVEVKVLEVLEPQRKKERHERVSLSLKALQTDPWQEHGGWLREGVVRRGRVTKLADFGAFVELAPAVEGLLHISEFEATPGKGVPIAVGVEIDVVLERVDRNSRRISLSRITEEEAKTIRAAQEQGVEVVRPRQLRVGSRIEARVVRTTRQGAEIQVVGVAGKKGRGFVPTKEQGTTEGAARDSAWTPGSEIEVKVVRMDRDGTLQCSRKALLSDEEKRAVKDYRKESSKQTLGTLGDLLRQKLGQ from the coding sequence ATGGAAAACAAGGGGCCAGAACAAGTCGGCAGAGATGTGCCAGACGCTTCTCCTAAAGACGATCAAGCCGAAGTCCCTCCTGCGGAACCTAGCGAGCCAGTTGCGTCCGCTGTGGCCGACGCTGTGTCTCCGCCCAAGCGTAAACGGCCTCGTGCCACAGAGAGGGTGGTGGATGAAACGTCATCAGCGCCCTTCTGGCCACTGATCCGAGCAGCGAAGGTCCGCCATGTCTTCAGTCCTGGAGAGATAGTGGCAGGTCGCGTTCAGCGCTTGACGCCGGGCGGCATTGTGGTCGACCTGTTTGGCAAAGCTCAAGCTGTCGCAGATAGCGCGGAGCCTCGCCGGCCGGTGTTGGCGTTCGGGCAGGCCACATCCGATCCGCCTTCCGAGCTTTCTCCGGACGCCATCGAGGAACCGTTGCTCGAGGGAGACATTTTCCGAGGTTCCATTGCCGCCATTTCCGAGAGCGGCCACATCGGCCTATTTAACCGTACCCCGGACGACGAGGGTGTAAGAAAGCGTTTGCAGGAGGCCCGTGAGAGCCGCAGCCCTATCCACGGTGTCGTCTACGGATTCAATCGAGGGGGATTCGATGTGTTGATCGATGGACTGCGCGCCTTTTGCCCTGCGCGAGGCATGTCCCTCGACGTAATCAAAGATCCGCAGATCTATATCGGACACAAATACGATTTTATGGTGAGCTCCTCAAAGGAACGTCATGGCGCCATGGCCGTCACGCGCCGTCCCTTGCTCGAAGCCGAGGCGCTCGAACGCGCCAAAGAGGCCATCAGTCACCTCACCGTCGGTCAGGTCATTCGGGGCAAAGTCATCGACGTTCGGGAGTTCGGCTTATTCGTGGACATCGGGGGCGTGCAAGGCTTGGCGCATGCTTCGGAACTGTCTTACGACCGCACAAAGCGGCCTCAAGACGTGGCTCACGTGGGGGATGAAGTCGAGGTGAAAGTGCTTGAGGTACTTGAGCCTCAACGCAAAAAGGAACGACACGAGCGGGTATCGCTGTCGCTCAAGGCGCTGCAAACGGATCCCTGGCAGGAGCACGGCGGGTGGCTGCGTGAAGGTGTCGTACGCCGCGGGAGAGTGACCAAACTTGCGGATTTTGGTGCATTTGTGGAGCTGGCACCTGCGGTGGAAGGCCTGCTTCACATTTCAGAATTCGAGGCAACCCCGGGCAAAGGCGTCCCCATTGCCGTGGGTGTTGAGATTGATGTGGTTCTTGAGCGGGTGGATCGGAACAGCCGCCGCATTTCGCTATCTCGCATTACCGAAGAGGAAGCCAAAACAATCCGCGCCGCACAGGAGCAAGGTGTGGAGGTTGTGAGGCCACGGCAACTGCGCGTCGGTAGCAGGATCGAGGCGCGCGTGGTGCGAACGACACGTCAAGGTGCGGAGATCCAGGTGGTAGGTGTGGCGGGGAAAAAAGGGCGCGGCTTTGTGCCCACCAAAGAACAGGGCACAACCGAAGGTGCAGCTAGAGACAGCGCCTGGACACCCGGCAGTGAAATAGAGGTAAAAGTCGTGCGTATGGATCGCGACGGCACGCTCCAGTGCTCACGCAAGGCACTTCTTTCAGACGAAGAGAAGCGCGCGGTCAAGGACTACCGAAAAGAATCTTCAAAGCAAACTCTTGGCACCCTGGGGGATCTCTTGCGGCAAAAATTGGGGCAGTAA
- a CDS encoding alpha/beta fold hydrolase → MHSPSRNVTGRLSGHFWTVVQPWHRKRPAHEACGWSTTVEDHQLGRVALSGALWDDETTDHLVVLVHGMGGHANSAYMHPAARHIEMRHLACLRLNLRGADRSGEDMYHSGLTSDLHAALADPSLKRFRHISIIGFSLGGHMVLKFATEHHDARVRGVVAISAPLDLDRVAYHLDRPSLWPYRRYLLAAVTEIYAAVSQRRRMPISLTEVKRTRSVRRWDNLVLVPRYGFKNAEDYYAQMSVGTRLSTLRVRALLVHSENDPLVPHESLVEALGCASPLLDVRVQQGGGHVNFPSRFDLGESAPRGLFPQILQWCHT, encoded by the coding sequence ATGCATTCTCCGTCCCGCAATGTGACTGGTCGTTTATCCGGCCACTTCTGGACCGTCGTCCAACCCTGGCATCGAAAGCGACCGGCTCACGAGGCATGTGGGTGGTCGACCACGGTCGAAGATCATCAATTGGGACGGGTTGCGTTGAGTGGCGCACTCTGGGACGACGAAACCACCGATCACTTAGTTGTGCTTGTGCACGGGATGGGGGGCCATGCCAACAGCGCCTATATGCATCCCGCCGCACGGCACATCGAGATGCGCCACCTGGCATGCCTACGTCTTAACCTGCGGGGTGCGGATAGAAGTGGCGAGGATATGTATCACTCCGGCCTCACGTCGGACCTGCATGCCGCCCTGGCAGACCCATCACTAAAACGCTTCCGGCATATATCGATCATCGGCTTTTCCTTGGGCGGCCACATGGTGTTGAAGTTTGCGACGGAGCATCATGATGCGCGCGTACGCGGCGTGGTTGCCATCAGCGCACCCCTCGATTTGGATCGCGTCGCCTATCATCTCGACCGCCCGTCTTTGTGGCCCTATCGCCGATATCTCTTGGCTGCAGTCACTGAAATATACGCCGCGGTCTCACAGCGACGCCGTATGCCAATATCGCTCACAGAGGTGAAGCGTACACGGTCGGTGAGGCGCTGGGACAATCTGGTGCTGGTTCCACGCTACGGCTTCAAAAACGCCGAGGATTATTACGCACAGATGAGTGTCGGGACACGACTGTCCACACTTCGCGTGCGTGCGCTGTTGGTGCATAGCGAGAACGATCCTTTGGTGCCGCATGAGAGTCTCGTCGAAGCTCTCGGATGTGCCTCACCCTTGCTCGACGTGCGCGTGCAACAGGGCGGCGGGCATGTTAATTTCCCCAGTCGTTTTGATCTTGGCGAATCCGCGCCACGGGGGCTGTTTCCGCAAATTCTTCAGTGGTGTCACACGTAG
- the meaB gene encoding methylmalonyl Co-A mutase-associated GTPase MeaB produces MRLIDDRAPGYRKLCVLLYAHTGRAYILGITGSPGSGKSSLVDALVVHFRGENRKVGVVAIDPSSPFSGGAILGDRIRMQRHFLDEGVFIRSVATRGALGGLSHSVMDVTRVLDAYGSDVIIVETVGVGQDELDIAGLAHTTVVVTSPGQGDDIQAVKAGILEIADVFVVNKADRPGVESAVANLEHMMGLGREARGVLLHGHAADVHHPDARAASAEPAPLWTPPVIQTVATKNEGIKELAAAFTRHRKFLSDTETGRARQALRLERECLSIFREAVLMHAEKKLGHTLGDALLRVRSNQEDPYTAAEGLVQMATGDKL; encoded by the coding sequence ATGCGTCTCATCGACGATCGCGCACCCGGTTACCGCAAATTATGCGTATTGCTCTACGCGCATACGGGGCGCGCTTACATACTAGGCATCACCGGAAGTCCGGGATCGGGCAAGAGCTCGCTGGTGGATGCCTTGGTGGTGCATTTCCGAGGGGAAAATCGCAAGGTCGGGGTGGTCGCAATCGATCCCAGCAGTCCTTTTTCTGGCGGCGCCATTCTCGGAGATCGTATTCGGATGCAGCGGCATTTTCTCGATGAAGGCGTGTTCATTCGCTCGGTCGCCACCCGAGGCGCGCTTGGCGGGCTATCACATTCCGTCATGGATGTGACGCGGGTGCTTGATGCTTACGGCAGTGACGTGATCATCGTGGAAACAGTCGGGGTGGGTCAAGACGAGCTTGATATCGCGGGTTTGGCTCATACCACCGTCGTGGTGACATCGCCCGGGCAGGGTGACGATATCCAGGCAGTCAAAGCGGGAATCCTCGAGATCGCGGATGTGTTTGTGGTCAACAAGGCCGACCGTCCGGGCGTCGAGTCGGCCGTTGCCAATCTCGAACATATGATGGGTCTCGGACGCGAAGCACGAGGAGTTTTGCTCCACGGGCATGCGGCTGACGTGCACCATCCCGACGCGAGAGCCGCAAGCGCCGAACCAGCTCCGCTATGGACGCCTCCGGTCATCCAGACCGTCGCCACCAAGAACGAAGGCATTAAAGAACTCGCTGCTGCTTTCACGCGACATAGGAAATTTCTCAGCGACACCGAGACGGGACGGGCCCGGCAAGCTCTGCGATTGGAGCGGGAGTGCCTAAGCATTTTTCGCGAAGCGGTACTGATGCACGCCGAAAAAAAACTTGGTCATACATTGGGGGACGCGTTGCTGCGTGTCCGCTCCAATCAGGAGGACCCTTACACGGCGGCCGAGGGCTTGGTGCAAATGGCAACAGGGGATAAACTCTAG
- a CDS encoding thiolase family protein, with product MPTEVFIVGAARTPMGSFLGGLSEVAAPALGAVAIKAALERAKLDPARVDECYMGNVLSAGVGQAPARQAAMAAGVPDSCPATTINKVCGSGLQAIILGVRAIALGDREVVIAGGMESMSSAPYLLPQARSGYRMGNGKVIDSMIHDGLWDPYSNTHMGQAGELCAAERGFSREQQDAFARESYRRALHAQATGAFEDEIAPVVIKTHKREAVLAIDEEPGRGNLEKMPKLRPVFDEQGTITAANASSLNDGGAAVVLVSAAQLRALDVTPLARIVAYAGHAQDPSWFTTAPVGAMNAALKRAGLGIDDIDLVELNEAFSVVPLACMQMTGIDPDKTNVNGGAVALGHPIGASGARILITLLYALRAREKTRGMASICIGGGEALAMVIERV from the coding sequence ATGCCGACAGAAGTTTTCATAGTTGGAGCGGCCCGCACGCCTATGGGTTCGTTCTTGGGCGGTCTCTCCGAGGTTGCGGCACCCGCCTTGGGCGCCGTGGCCATCAAGGCCGCACTTGAGCGAGCGAAGCTTGACCCAGCGCGTGTGGACGAGTGTTACATGGGAAATGTGCTAAGCGCCGGGGTGGGGCAGGCGCCGGCCCGTCAGGCGGCCATGGCGGCCGGAGTGCCAGACTCATGTCCAGCTACCACGATCAACAAGGTGTGTGGCTCCGGACTTCAGGCGATTATATTGGGCGTCAGAGCGATTGCGCTTGGGGATAGAGAGGTCGTGATTGCCGGCGGCATGGAATCGATGAGTTCTGCGCCTTACCTGTTACCTCAGGCGAGGTCAGGCTACCGCATGGGCAACGGCAAGGTGATTGATTCAATGATTCACGATGGGTTGTGGGATCCATACAGCAACACCCACATGGGTCAGGCCGGAGAGCTGTGTGCGGCTGAGCGCGGATTTTCCCGCGAGCAACAAGACGCCTTTGCCCGCGAGTCCTACCGACGCGCCCTCCATGCGCAGGCAACAGGCGCTTTCGAAGACGAGATTGCCCCTGTTGTTATAAAGACTCACAAACGTGAAGCGGTGCTCGCCATCGATGAGGAGCCCGGGCGTGGCAATCTCGAGAAGATGCCCAAGTTGCGGCCCGTGTTTGACGAGCAGGGCACTATTACTGCAGCCAATGCTTCCTCGCTCAACGACGGAGGCGCCGCAGTCGTGCTTGTGAGTGCCGCCCAGCTTCGCGCGCTCGATGTGACGCCTCTGGCTCGCATTGTCGCCTATGCGGGACATGCGCAGGATCCCTCCTGGTTCACCACAGCTCCGGTCGGCGCCATGAACGCAGCGCTCAAGCGAGCCGGGCTTGGCATCGATGATATTGATCTTGTGGAGCTCAACGAAGCATTTTCCGTGGTACCGTTGGCCTGCATGCAGATGACGGGTATCGATCCGGACAAAACCAACGTCAATGGTGGTGCGGTGGCCCTCGGCCATCCGATCGGCGCCTCCGGCGCCCGGATCCTGATCACCTTGCTCTATGCTCTTCGGGCGCGTGAAAAAACCCGCGGCATGGCAAGCATATGCATCGGCGGCGGCGAGGCGCTGGCGATGGTCATCGAACGCGTGTAA
- a CDS encoding 3-hydroxybutyryl-CoA dehydrogenase (converts (S)-3-hydroxybutanoyl-CoA to 3-acetoacetyl-CoA) has protein sequence MTDIRTLAVIGAGQMGRGIAQVAAQSGLEVMLLDIDLAHANQGRDRLGKDLGRLVDKGKMPSATRDEILAKITPQPDMAGLKRADFVIEAATEERRLKERILRDADASMKADAVLASNTSSLSLTQLASCTKRPHAVIGMHFMNPVPLMELVEIIRALQTSDATYVVTKSLAERWGKTVISAKDSPGFVVNRMLIPFLNEACFVLQEGLATPEDIDKGARLGLHHPMGPLELADLVGLDTCLYITEILHRELGDDKYRPATLLRNYVAAGWHGRKTGRGFYTY, from the coding sequence ATGACTGACATTAGGACGCTGGCCGTGATTGGGGCTGGACAAATGGGGCGAGGCATCGCGCAGGTAGCCGCCCAGTCCGGGCTCGAAGTGATGCTCTTGGATATCGACCTTGCGCATGCCAATCAAGGACGAGACCGCCTCGGCAAGGACCTTGGCCGTTTGGTCGATAAAGGGAAAATGCCGAGCGCTACCCGCGATGAGATACTGGCGAAAATTACGCCGCAGCCGGATATGGCTGGTCTTAAACGCGCGGACTTCGTGATTGAGGCAGCGACAGAAGAGCGGCGCCTGAAGGAGCGTATTTTACGCGACGCAGATGCATCCATGAAAGCGGACGCTGTACTGGCGAGCAATACGTCTTCCCTATCACTCACACAGCTCGCCAGTTGCACAAAACGTCCTCATGCCGTTATCGGCATGCATTTTATGAATCCTGTACCTCTGATGGAGTTGGTAGAGATCATTCGCGCGCTTCAGACATCCGATGCGACTTACGTCGTTACCAAGTCGCTTGCGGAACGATGGGGAAAGACCGTGATATCCGCGAAAGATTCACCAGGATTTGTGGTCAACAGGATGCTAATTCCCTTTCTCAACGAAGCATGTTTTGTTTTGCAAGAGGGCTTGGCCACCCCCGAAGACATCGATAAAGGGGCGCGCCTAGGGCTCCATCATCCCATGGGGCCGCTAGAACTAGCCGATTTGGTGGGGCTCGATACCTGTCTTTACATTACCGAGATTCTTCATCGCGAACTTGGCGATGACAAGTATCGTCCTGCCACACTGCTTCGCAACTATGTCGCTGCCGGGTGGCATGGGCGCAAAACGGGCCGCGGATTTTACACGTATTAG
- a CDS encoding enoyl-CoA hydratase/isomerase family protein, which yields MNERKYVTLEHVGNVSVLTISRPEKLNALNKQVVTELRDCVSYLGTHETTRCMVFTGAGDRAFVAGADIQEMQDLTPSQATAFAQIGHNIVAALEALPFPVIAAVNGFALGGGCELALACDFIYASDKAQLGQPEVTLGVIPGFGGTPRLARRVGIARARELIYTGRTIDAEEALRIGLVNAVFPQGELFERAMDTARAIASVAPLAISAAKEVLRDGADRVLGDADALEIRAFAQCFATGDQTEGMAAFLERRKPRYRGE from the coding sequence ATGAATGAGCGAAAATACGTCACTCTCGAACACGTAGGCAATGTCTCTGTTCTTACGATTTCGAGGCCGGAAAAACTGAATGCGCTCAATAAGCAGGTCGTAACGGAGCTCCGTGATTGCGTGAGCTATCTTGGAACCCATGAAACAACAAGGTGTATGGTTTTCACCGGCGCGGGCGATCGGGCTTTTGTCGCCGGCGCAGACATACAGGAAATGCAAGATCTGACGCCAAGTCAGGCTACCGCGTTTGCCCAGATTGGGCATAACATTGTGGCTGCGCTTGAGGCATTGCCTTTTCCCGTGATTGCAGCGGTGAATGGGTTCGCGTTGGGAGGCGGGTGTGAGCTCGCGTTGGCATGCGATTTTATCTATGCTTCGGACAAGGCGCAGCTTGGCCAACCCGAGGTGACGTTGGGCGTCATACCGGGCTTCGGCGGCACACCACGTCTCGCGCGGCGTGTCGGGATTGCGAGAGCGCGCGAGCTTATTTACACAGGACGCACCATCGATGCCGAAGAGGCGCTTCGCATCGGCCTTGTCAACGCTGTTTTCCCGCAAGGCGAGCTGTTCGAGAGGGCGATGGATACTGCCCGCGCCATCGCATCCGTGGCCCCATTGGCCATAAGCGCTGCGAAAGAAGTGTTGCGGGATGGCGCCGACAGGGTGTTAGGGGACGCAGATGCGCTAGAGATCCGAGCCTTCGCGCAGTGTTTTGCGACGGGAGATCAGACCGAAGGCATGGCCGCCTTTTTAGAACGACGCAAACCGCGGTATCGAGGCGAATAG
- a CDS encoding ATP-binding cassette domain-containing protein, producing MIELKSVSRCYGDVAAVRDVTLSIEEHELVVLLGSSGSGKTTTLQMINRLIEPTSGQVLVDGQDVRLVSPHGLRRQIGYCFQQVGLFPHLTVAENVGITPRLLGWDTVRIKERVDEMLRVVELQPENFRERLPVQLSGGQQQRVGVARALAAAPRVMLLDEPFGAVDPLTRDRLQRSLQRIRSDIGVTTVFVTHDIVEALLLADRIAVMHRGQIVQCGSADDLARHPASSYVERLMATAKRHADVIERVMHRAQQVESRP from the coding sequence ATGATTGAGCTTAAAAGCGTCAGCCGATGCTATGGCGATGTCGCGGCAGTACGTGATGTGACGTTGAGCATCGAAGAGCACGAGCTGGTCGTGTTACTGGGCAGCTCCGGTTCTGGCAAAACCACCACGTTGCAAATGATTAATAGGCTGATAGAGCCAACCTCGGGCCAGGTTCTCGTTGACGGTCAGGATGTCCGTTTGGTCTCGCCGCATGGTTTGCGTCGACAAATTGGCTACTGCTTTCAGCAGGTCGGTTTGTTTCCTCACCTTACGGTGGCCGAAAACGTTGGAATTACGCCACGTTTGCTGGGATGGGACACGGTGAGGATTAAAGAGCGAGTAGACGAGATGCTGCGCGTAGTGGAGCTTCAACCGGAAAACTTTCGCGAGCGGCTTCCGGTACAGCTTTCAGGTGGACAACAGCAACGCGTGGGAGTTGCCCGGGCGCTGGCCGCTGCGCCCCGCGTGATGCTCTTAGATGAGCCTTTCGGCGCGGTCGACCCGCTCACGCGAGATCGACTGCAACGTTCGCTTCAGCGAATTCGATCCGACATCGGGGTCACAACAGTGTTTGTGACCCACGACATCGTGGAGGCGCTTTTGCTTGCCGATCGCATTGCAGTAATGCATCGGGGACAAATCGTGCAATGCGGGTCCGCGGACGATCTCGCCAGGCATCCGGCAAGTTCGTATGTCGAGCGGCTAATGGCCACGGCAAAGCGTCATGCCGACGTCATCGAGCGCGTCATGCACCGCGCCCAACAAGTCGAGAGTCGACCCTAA